Part of the Roseofilum casamattae BLCC-M143 genome, AAGCTCATAGCGAAGCCATCGCTCGTGTCTGTGCAGCCGCTTGCGATCTCGGATGGCACTATTATGGATTAACCCATTCTCCCATTACCGGCCCGGCTGGCAATATTGAATACCTGCTCTGGTTGCAAAGTATCCCCCAATTGGAGGAGAATGAAAGAATACTCGATCGCGATCGGATCGATGAATGCACTCATCAAGCCAAAGAGCAACTTTCATCCCCTGGGAAAGAGCGATCGCCATCGGAACGCACTTAACCGATACCAACTTAGGCTACTATAGCGATCTGTATCCACGATCGATTATTCATTGTTCATTCCCATGGAACGATTTAGAATTGTTATCCGCATTTGCCTTTATATCTTGCTCGTTCCCTTAGCCGTTAGCTTAGTCGTTTTAAGTAAATTACTCTTTATTTTTTTAGCCGACCAATACCTTCACTCCCTACCCGTAGTCGGCGAGATTTTTCAAATGCTCGACCTGAGCGAACTCTCTAACCTAATCTCCTTTGCTATCTTAGGCTTATCTTTCGGACTCTCCACAGCGTTTTTACCCCCGCGCATTCGGCGGCAAGTCAGCCTAGTTCTCTTAATTCCTGCCATCCCCTTTGTCTTCAGCATTTCCACAGTCATTCGTTACAATAACTGGATTAACGACATCTCGCAAAAAACAGGATTCTCCTCCAGCGAAACCATCGAAAAGACCAATGAATTTCTGGTTGAAAGAACGAATAAAAAAGGGGTGCTCGGTTTCTATGTTTACACGGCAAAATTTCCGCTTCTTCCCACGCAATTGGATCGACTCAACGAACTAGAATCAGAAGACAACCGACTCAAATCATTGGTCTCCAAATTTTTAGGCGATCGCACCGGTCTGGTTGACTGGGTTTTTGCTTTTCAAGGATGGTTGTTGCGGATCGTCTATGGCGCGATCGCGATCGTCACCACTATCATTCATTACCAAGAAGGATGCCAGCAACTGGAACGGTTTTTAGAGGAGAAACCGCCCGGCGATCGGAAAAACCTCCGTCAGAAGAATTAATCCTCAAACCCGATCGCAACCTTTTGTACCAGCCTTGCTAAATTCCCGAGTATGGCCACTGTTGCAATTTCCGAAACAATTCTGCCAGATCCGAGTCAGACGAGCTAGGCTAGCACTTAAGCTTTACACTAAACCTTATGGCAAAAGAACTGGCAATCCGTACCTGTGGACTCACCAAGCAATTTGACCGCCATATTGCCGTCAATGACCTAGACCTAGAAGTAGGAAGAGGCGAAGTCTATGGGTTAATCGGACCGAACGGAGCGGGCAAAACAACGCTAATTCGGATGTTAGCCGCCGCCGAAGAGCCAACCACTGGTGAAATTTATATCAATGGCGATCGCCTCCGACGCGACCATTCCAACCCCTCCCTAAAACGACGGATTGGTTATCTCCCCGACGACTTCCCCGTCTACGAAGACCTCACGGTTTGGGATTACCTAGACTATTTTGCTCGGCTCTACCAACTCAAAGATCCGCGCCGTCGCCAGCGCCTGTACGATGTGTTAGAACTGGTACAACTGAGTAACAAGCGCAATAGTCAAATTTCCACCCTCTCACGAGGGATGAAACAACGGCTATCTCTGGCGCGCACCATTATCCACGAACCCATTCTCCTCCTGCTCGACGAACCGGTTTCCGGGTTAGACCCGATCGCTCGAATGCAATTCCGCGAGATTATCAAAGTGCTGCAAGAAGCAGGAATGACCGTTCTCATTTCCTCCCACGTCCTCAGCGACCTCGCAGAACTTTGTACCTCAGTGGGCATTATGGAACTGGGATTTTTGGTGGAAAGTACCACCCTGAAAGACCTGTACCAACGCTTGAGTCGGCAACAAATTGTCATTTCTACCTTGGGATCTCCAGAAGATGCGATCGCCGAAATTAAGCAGTTTCCACAAGTCGAAGGTTGGGAAACCCTCTCATCCGGACAAGTTCGGGTGAACTTCAATGGAACGCCAGAAGAGAGCGCCGAGCTATTGCGATCGCTCGTAGCTGCGAAGCTTCCCATCGCGGAATTTTCGCCCACCCAAGAAGACCTAGAAACCATCTTCCTTAAACTGGGTCACCAACAAGCATCATAACTCCAGGAATAACATCGGCGATCGGCGATCGCAGATATGTATTCTCGCGTTACTCCTACTGTTTCAGGATATACCACAATGAGACTCGATCCAATCAATCGTATTGGGGAGATTAACCCCCAACTCTTCCGAGAACTGAAAGGACGATTTATCCCGCGTAACCTCATGGTTGCTGGCGGAATTTCCTTGTTAACGCAATTTCTCGTCGTCTTAGGATTTCTGGGCGAACTGCCCGATCGCCACCACGAATACGACCGCTATTGTACCGGAGGAAAACCCGAATATCACTACCATCAACTGCGCTGCTTGATGGATAGCTTCGGCAACCCAGAAATTAACTGGCAACTCTGGTGGTCGGATGTATTTCTCTGGACGACTACCATCGGTATCTTTGTCTTGCTCGTCGGCGCCACCTACATTCTCATTAGCGATCTCGATCGCGAAGAAAGACGGGGAACCCTCAACTTTATTCGTCTCAGTCCGCAGTCAACTCGGCAAATTTTAGTCGGCAAACTCCTCGGCGCTCCCAGCTTACTCTTTCTCGGCTGCGTTTTAGCCTTTCCCCTGCACCTGTTAGCGGCAAGTCATGCGGGAATCTCCTTAAACCTGGTCGCTCTCTACTATGTGGTTCTCTTTGCCTGTAGTGCCTTCTGTTTCAGCGGCGCCATCTTCTTAGGCTTAGTGAGCAAATGGATGGGAGGATTTCAAGCTTGGTTGGGTAGCTCTCTGGTGTTAATGACCCTATTTCTCACCGCAATGATGCGGGTGGAGGATGCGCCAATTGATGTCCTGAAACTCTTCTCGCCTTCGAGTCTCCTCCCTTATCTGATGCCAGAGCAATTCGCTCACGCCATCAGACTGTTCAACTACGATATGGATGACCTTATCCTGCACTCGCTTGAGTGGCACTGGTTCGTGCTTCCCATCGGCGCAACAGCAATAGCGCTCGTTGCAGCCATGGTTATTACCTGCAGTGCTTGCACCGTTTGGATTTGGCAATTTATCGATCGCCGCTTCCGCAACCCCAATACGACCTTAATCAGCAAACAACAAAGCTATTGGTTTACCGGATGCTACACTATCTTGGTTCTCGGTTTAGCGCCCCACGGATATGAGTTTGAAAACCTCAATTGGATTTTAGGATTTAACCTGATTTTCTTCGCGGGATTAATGGCTGCACTGTCGCCGCAACGGCAAGTGTGCATTGATTGGGCGCGATATCGCCATATGTCTCCAGAGCGCAAACAAGGGCTGTTTCAAGAGTTAATGTCGAGCGATAAAAGTCCCGCACTGCTGGCGATCGCATTTAATCTCTTAGAAGCGCAACTGATTATCCTGCCTTGGATCTTAATGTGGCACAATCCCAAAATCGACCAACTCTATGGCACTTGGAACTTACTGCTCAATTTCAGCATGCTCCTCTTCTGTGCCAGCATTGCGCAACTGGTGATGATGATGAAGTCGAAAAAACGTGGCCTGTGGGCCATGACATCTGTCAGCGGTATTGTCGCTTTGCCTCCCCTCATCTTGCTCGTCCTCTCCGCTCATCCCGACACCACTCCCCTATTCTGGATGTTTACCGTCTTTCCTTGGGAAGCAGTGAACTATGCCGAAGCAATGATGGTGATGGTCTCGGTATTAACTCAATGGGCAGCTATTGGCGCGATCGCCACTCAGTATAGTCGCAAACTGCGCGAGGCTGGAATCTCCGCATCCAAAGCACTCGCTGCGGGTAGCTCGCAGTCATTGCAAAGCATATAGATCTCGATCTTGCGATTTATATGCCTTGTTTCTATATCCCTCTCCCTTCGGCAAGCTCGGGACAGCGATCGCAGGAGAGGGATTTTTAATGATTTAGCAATGGCTTTATTGAGTAAAGCTGAAAGTGAAATTAGCTTGTGGTTGGCAAGCAGCAAAATTTGATCGAGAATTCTTACAACAATTGAGCGCATCTTCCGACCCTGAAGAGCCACCTGATTGTAGTTATTGGGAAAATTAATACCAAATCCAGTTACCACAGACGATATTCAAGAATTAACCGAAACCCAGTAGAGACAAGGCATGCCTTGTCTCTACGGCAGACCCGGAAAACATCCTCAATATTCATTTACGAGAGAGCATCGGGGTCGATATTTAACTGTCGCAGTTTCTCCCGTAGCTGTTGTAAATCTGATTCGGCACTTTCAGCTCGCTCTGTGGCGCGATCGCGCTCCAGCTCGGCAGTATCGGCTCTTTGTTGCTGGCGATCGCGATCGAACTCGGCACCGTCGGCTCTTTGCTGTTGGCGATCGCGATCGTGCACTACATCCGCATAAGTTCCGAAGGCTTCCCCGCTTGGTGCGAACACTTGCAAATCTTGCGACAAAGTACTAAATCTCACCTGCAATAACGGACTAGTCCAACCCTCCATTTGCGCAATTTCTGTTAATCTACCCTGACTTCTCAACCATCCTTGTAATGTATTCTGTTTGGGATTGTAGACATAGTATTCTTCCACGCCATAGTAGTCGTAAAACTGAAATTTATCCTCCATTTCGCCTTTACTATTACTTGGGGATAAAATTTCCATGGCGACTTGCGGCACAATATTTCCTTCTTCCCATTGCTTATAAGAGCCTCTATCTTTTGGCTCGACTCCGAACACCACCATCACATCCGGCGCTTGTCTAAACGGTAAGTTTTGTTCGACTGCCGTTACGGTTCCTGCTTTTTTGGGGTACCACAACAGATCGCCAGCGACAAACACATCATCTCGCTCTTGGAACAGAGCCGACAATCCTCCGACAATGGTTGTCATTAAACGAAATTGAACGGTATTATCTGCCATGGGTTTGCCATCGCTATCTGGGTAGAGTCGAGCATCGATTTGCGATTGAGAGAGTAACTCTTGTACCATGGCTTTCTACCTGAATATTGGTCTAGTTTGCACTCCTAGTTTAACGATACCATAATGGTTTGTTGAATTAACAGTGAGGTATGGTTGTAGGCAGGGCAAACGCATACTAATTTTTGCTCAACGAAAGGATAGGGACTTCAAGGATCGAGCGGTTGAGTTTACCTCAGATATCTCTCAACAAGATGGTAATTCAAGCCTCTTATCGAGAAAAATATGGAGTATGCGTTTGCCCTGGGTTTCTAGTTCCTACTCTTGCGACACTCACTAGGATTAGTGTATTATACTCTGGGAGTATAAGTATACTAGTAGTCTTGCTCTAGTTAAAAAAGATGTCCACTAACTCGCTGATTTGTATTGGTGATGGCGATAATATAGGCGATGTAATCGATTTCCACTTGCTCTCAGGAAATATTGAGGAAGCTAGCAAATTTTCATTTCAAGTAAAATCAGCTCTTCAAGATATAGCAGCTTTAGCAAAGAACCAAATTAGTGCTTCACTAGTATATGTTGCTGGTGACGATATATGTTTCGTTGTTTCAGACCACTTGGATATTTCAGATAGACTGACAAGTTATTGCAATTATTTTCTAAGCAAGACTGGGAATACAATATCGTTCGGTGTTGGAAAAACTTCAGTTGAGGCTTTGGTTCACTTGAGAACAGCAAAAGTTTCAGGTAAAGGGCGTGTAATCATTCGTGGAGGTGTGTAAGATTGAAATACTTGTATATCTTCGTTACTAGCGATCGACCAGACCAGTATCTTAATCCAATCGTTCACTGTATCCTTTACGAAAGGGTAAATAAAATTATATTTGTTCGAGTTCAACGCAGTCAAAGTAAGACAACTGAATTAAACTTAAAATCAAAGGTCTACCAGCTTTTGCAAAACCTGTCAGAGGGAAACTATAAATACTATACAGGTGAGCTTAGAGGTGAAATATTCAAATTAAGTTATGAGTACAATGATAACCATTTGGAACTATTAAAGAAAACTTATCGTTCTTGCTTAAGAGATGAGATTGACTGGACAGGTCAAGATATTCAATACCTTGCGTTAAGGGATTATATATCTCATCTTAGTGAAAAGAAAGACATAATTGTTGATGTCACTTCAGCATCAAAAAGTTACTTGAGTGATATCTTGGCATGTTCTTTGCTTGAAAGTATAG contains:
- a CDS encoding ABC transporter ATP-binding protein, which encodes MAKELAIRTCGLTKQFDRHIAVNDLDLEVGRGEVYGLIGPNGAGKTTLIRMLAAAEEPTTGEIYINGDRLRRDHSNPSLKRRIGYLPDDFPVYEDLTVWDYLDYFARLYQLKDPRRRQRLYDVLELVQLSNKRNSQISTLSRGMKQRLSLARTIIHEPILLLLDEPVSGLDPIARMQFREIIKVLQEAGMTVLISSHVLSDLAELCTSVGIMELGFLVESTTLKDLYQRLSRQQIVISTLGSPEDAIAEIKQFPQVEGWETLSSGQVRVNFNGTPEESAELLRSLVAAKLPIAEFSPTQEDLETIFLKLGHQQAS
- a CDS encoding Uma2 family endonuclease, encoding MVQELLSQSQIDARLYPDSDGKPMADNTVQFRLMTTIVGGLSALFQERDDVFVAGDLLWYPKKAGTVTAVEQNLPFRQAPDVMVVFGVEPKDRGSYKQWEEGNIVPQVAMEILSPSNSKGEMEDKFQFYDYYGVEEYYVYNPKQNTLQGWLRSQGRLTEIAQMEGWTSPLLQVRFSTLSQDLQVFAPSGEAFGTYADVVHDRDRQQQRADGAEFDRDRQQQRADTAELERDRATERAESAESDLQQLREKLRQLNIDPDALS
- a CDS encoding mCpol domain-containing protein, yielding MSTNSLICIGDGDNIGDVIDFHLLSGNIEEASKFSFQVKSALQDIAALAKNQISASLVYVAGDDICFVVSDHLDISDRLTSYCNYFLSKTGNTISFGVGKTSVEALVHLRTAKVSGKGRVIIRGGV